The Silene latifolia isolate original U9 population chromosome X, ASM4854445v1, whole genome shotgun sequence genome contains the following window.
CCTTGCATAATTTATTTAGCACATAAATTACAGGATTACCAAATATTATCGAAATACGGAGTACATAACACTGTGATGCTCATTTGTGATAATTATGTGCTGCCTTATAAGCTGCTAATTCCAGAATTTGATGAAGGTGTAACCATTCATTCCTTTACGAACATCAGCTTCGACTCTGCCTCCAAATATAGGGTCGTCATATACAGCCTTATTCGATGTTGCCATATTCAGTTTCACTTCTACCACGTTCCAGTCGATTGGACCTATTGGACCCGCTTCCACGTAAACCTGTATGTATATTTGTTGTAATCactttttttaattttgtttaatttgtaataagaatttgaagaaaaaaaaaatacaagggATGGTCGAAACTCGAAAACCTTCCAATTGTTGCCCTCTGAATCTACAGGAAATGGGATATGGACAGCAGCAAGAAATTGACGAGAAAGGCTGTCATCGCCGTCAGCATACAAAACACCAAACTTGACTCCTTCAGGTGGTGTTCCGAATATAGCGTGGTCGTCTCCGCCATTAACCGGAAGTGGTGTAAGTGTAAAATGAGAATTACCATGCCAAAAATGTCTTTCTACCGGAAACACCGGTTTTTTGGAATGATTCATGGTGTTGGTTCTTACAAAAATTCTGTCAGTGTTCCTGCTGTTATAAGCTTCCAATTCTTTTGACAGCGTTTCGACATCTACTTCTTCTCCTTGTTTCACTTCGATTGCTTTTGGTTCGAGTTCTGCCATTTTGTTCACCCTATTCCAAACCACAAACAACATGTTACTTCGTCGTTTCAAATCCAATTGTCACATTTGCTTTATGCACTGTTTTAGTGGTGGAGCGAGGATTTGAGGAGGTTAATAGGGACTATAGTCATTTCGGTTAGTAATCCAAGCGAATCTACTCGTATTTTTAATTGGGTATCATCTTAGGTTTTTCACTGACTATTTTACTAGTAAAAACAACTACGGTGTATAATTATGCTTTCTCGATTCAATTCCATTTCACTACATTTTCCGAAAAGAAACTATTATAATGGATAGACGAAACTAAGCAATAAGGGAgatactagttttatacccgtgcaaaaaatgcacagGTCATAATAGCGGGCACTATCACAAttggtctctcttgtgacgggttaccatttgtgacggatattttgtgagataaaatggtaacaaaatgggttagtggagaaaggggaccacatgaataatgttgcagagagagaaaaagtgggtactttatgaggtaaaatggtatccgtctcttgtttgtgacggataggtgccgtcacaaacaagaatttgtggcaCTATCATTAGATACATGAACATATAATTGAGCGTGATTAAGTGTTCAATACAGTGACAATAGAAACAGACCATATTTGGAGATTCGAATATTTGataaactagtattggtgcccggcttcgcccgggctacctctacttaccgttaattttgtttttcattaaataaaattatttaaagttgcataacccataaatttatcattaatatatttttctatgacatatcctacaattacgataaaataaattttgagacaaattcactactcccgctattaatattttactcgtattaatgaaataatagtaataaaatttcactacttgcccgtaatcattgttactcccactactcccgccgtaattattgttattgtcactactgccacattaatattgataatttcactactcccgccgtaagtattgttactttcactattgtcgcattaatattgattatttcactactcccgttgttgtttctaccattttcactaatctcgctgataatattgttacttttactattcaaaagagtgattattatcatataactatatccaatgttactacaattcttttctttcttgtgaaattataaaattgcatagattttaaatttaatatataattttatgatgataataattaatatcataagtgtgcatgtttatactaattaattattttattttaaggaaattgaccatcttctataaatatttaggaaaattaccaagcatgttttttcttttagtctccttgaaattgacctttttaattaattattttattttaaggaaattgatcatcttaattaattaatttattttaaggaaattgaccatgttttagtctcttacaaatgtttaggaaaattaccaagtttctatataatttaattttaacccaaactatataatatttgcattgagatcccttaatcgggtccatcacacggtgctagtgatttaaaactatatagtataattaatttgtataactttctttaattacattgaagtcccttggtttctggatttaatatatagtattgatatattAGATAATATACAAacgtattttattagaattatattaaaGATATTTGACATGTTAGACCCGTTGAATATATGTAAATTGCAGTATTTTATGTAAATGGTGACATTTTTACTTATGTTTTAATATAAGTAATTAATATAGGAATAAGAGATATCAACAGGAATTGTGTTGAGCagagagggtaattaaatagAATAAGAAAACATGGGGGGACCTACATGTAAAAACTCAGCAGCCAATCAGAAACCAAGAAAAAACttagcttttatactatgtagatattACATAAATAAATACTAAATTTTTCGAAAAGAAACTATTATAATGGATAGACGAAACTAAGCAATAAGGGAGATATATTACATAAATAAATACCTGGAATTTGTGATTCTTAAGAGTGTGTTGGAGGAGATTGAAGAGAAATTTGCAATGCATAAAAGAGCTTGCTAACCTCCTTATTTATAGAGGAAGATTTACACAACAtaacaaattcttgtttaagacgggcCAAATATACCCATGCAGAATGAATAGGATAAAAGTAGAATGCATTGAAATATGTAAAATGGTTTTTCATAAAATGGCTGAGTTCAACACCTGAATACACACCCATATTCGATACTTAAAAACGAGTCCGAGTAACATATAATATACTTAATAATTGATCAATAAATTGAAGTACATTAGTCACATTTTTTTGTTGTGTTGATAAGGATTTCACCTTGAATTATTGGTTTTGTGGTCACAAGTCGAGGCTCCACTGCAATAGTGTCTCTATCTTCTGAAAATAAAAATCTTAGCTAAATTTATTAGATTTATCTTACATGTTATGAATTATTTGCGTACATAGTGCATTTAAAACATTTTTTTGTTacatatataattatatatttatTAACTAAATTTATTCGGGTTGAGTTGCTTTTACCAAGTCTATTTACAAAGGCCGCAAAATCGCTCTGTAATTTGGGCTTTTTAATTATTGGCCCAGAGTTTATGATTGAATATCTTTTTTCTTCTCTAAGGCGTGCTTATACTTTTTGGACTAAAATAGCTTTCTTTAAAAGAAAGTTCATTAGAGGATATTCTCGCCGTCTCGGTGTTAATTATCTATTTTCGTTGTTTTGATGTATTATTAAATAATTTATCATCTTAGTCAATTGTTTTCTTTACTTTTTAAAGAAAAGATCAAGGAGACCATTTGTAGGTCTAGCTGTCTAGTTATTGGATGACACATTGAGGATAATGTAGATGGAGGGTCAAATTACCCACAAAGAGCATTCCCAAGATCCTCTGAATGAAGGTAAAAAAAATGACCGAGACGTTCTAAAATAGAATAGATAGATAAACACAAAATCTGGACAGAGCGAGTAGTTATCTATTCTATATTTGGTAGGTTTTCTTGAACCATCCACACGAGAATGGATTCTCTCAATTTTCTCTCTTAAACTCGTTTAATAATATTTTTACATCAAACCTCATCATCCTTTTATTTTTACTCATAAATTTTGAGTCGTTCGATGATGGCAGAATACAATATAGACCACCGAAAGAAATGACCTCTCCATACCTGTTTAGGAAATAGAGAAACTCTCCTCCTCTACTTTAATCATAATTTCCTCTTATATGTATAGATATATTTTTGTTGAAGATATAATTTTATGAACGACATTttgatattaaatacaaataTGTTAATGTCATACTGTACTTTTTCATGTTTTTTAATATATTTGTGGTCAAATTTTGCAAAAATCAACCTCTCAAAAGTAAATAAAAAATAGAATTAAATCGAAAAAGTATAACTATTGATTGAAACGGTGGGGTTAGCATATAGTAACCTCTTTAGTTTTCACGGGACTCTAGTTTATACACGTTAAGTACATTAGTTATTACGAGTTGGCAAAATGTAACACCCCAAAAGATTTAGAGAAAATTTGTTTCACATTATCGGGAAAACATATATAAAGCTTGTGACATGTTTATAATGGATTTTACTCCACCTAGCTAGCTAGTAACAAGGCATTGTCATTTTGTGACTGTGTGTTGAGCCTCTGGTTATGAGTACTTagatcacccacctagcggggaaAAATTCTAGGCTTGGTTGCGTTCAACTTTGAGGCACACAACGTTTGCTAGCCGACTccaattattttgggattaaggctctcatattattattgttgttgctgTAATGTTTGCTATAAGAACCAAAAAACCGAGAATATAACATTATTCTTCTTCCAATTTATTCGTATCGTCTCTCtttatgaaataaaaaagaaaaaagtacCTTGAGTCCTTAATGAGAAGATGTAATTAAAATGTCAAGTAGATAATAAAAAACATGCTTATTTATTGATATGTAAAGATAGAGGGCCTTACATAATTTATTTAGCAAATAAATTACGCGATTACTATATTTTCCTTACGGTAATACGGAGTACATGCATGATGTGATAATTAAGATGCTAATTGCGGAAACTGATGAAGGTGTAACCATTCCTTTCTTTAGAAACCTCAGCATGGACTTGGCCTCCGAATATAGGGTCGTCGTAGACAGCCTTGTTTGATGTTGCCATATTCAGTTTCACTTCTACCACGTTCCAGTCGATTGGACCTATCGGTCCCGCTTCCACGTAAACCTGTACAATTAATTGTTTAGGATCAATTtttagttttgagtaagtttgtaAGAATTTGAAAAAACACGTTGGTCGAAAATAACCTTGAAGTTGTTAGCGTCTACATTTACAGGAAGTGGGACATGGACAGCAGCAAGAAATTGACGAGAAAGGCTGTCATCGCCGTCAGCATACAAAATGCCATACTTGAGTCCTTCAGGCGGAGTCCCGAACTGAGGGTAGTCGTATCCGCCCGGTGCCGAAAGTGTTATAAGTTTAGCATAAGTACTACCATGCCAGAAATGACTTTCTACAGGAAACAACGGTTTCTTGGTACGATTCCCGATGTTGGTTCTCACGAAAATCCTGTCACTGTTCCTGTTGTTATGAGCTTCCAATTCTTTTGACAGCGTTTCGATATCTACTTCTTCTCCTTCTTTCACTTCAATTGCTTTGGGTTCGAGTTCGGCCATTTTGCTCACCCTGTTCCAAACCACATCATGTTACTCACTCGTTTCAAATCCAATTGTCACAACATTATAATCAGTGGTGGAGCGAGGGGAGgagggggctagcaggggcgtcCACGCCCGCGTCCGCCCCCGCTATCAttttaaaatttcgaaatttttagttaattttttttaatttctccGAGGTTTCCTTATAGTATAACCACTTCGCCCTCACTAGGGATAGAGttcccgacccagaccctgagggtcggaccttAATGGGTCGgatatgggtctcattttttcagacccaatgagtatgggtcgggtatgggtcttaagaaaatatttcgggtccgggtctaagttatgagacccatacccgacccttagaccctttattaaagaaaaaaaaatcaaaatcacaacttttctgaattcatactggcagactgtagaaacccaactaaagtctctttctcttccctcgtcccataaagtgataaaacccaaccaaactcttctgacaataccaccactccaccactgacacaagagaaaccaccaccacagcactgatacgcgattaacaaccacctctctaataggcggcgaccgacaaccaccattaacggcatattaataaactcataatgttaaagtagtatgatttttttttttaatattatagaccccatagctGTTAATCTTATTACTAAAGTGGTAAACTCTGACCATGGGTAGACCCGCATCtttacccttacccatagggtccgagtatgggtcctcaaattttagacccttgcgggtctgggtcgggtacgggtccaaagggaaaatctcgggtccgggtccgggtctaggcggaccctacccagaccctacccattgtcaTCCCTAGCCCCCACTGGTttaaaatcctggctccgccactgattGTAATGAactactagttttatacccgtgcaaaaaatgcacggattGAGGTAATTAAATTATACGAATATCCAACTAAATAACTAAGTATAGCTGCACAATTGATCAGGGGTAAGAAACTAAGAATATGAGCCATATGAATATATAAAAAAGGTGATGACACTCCGTTTCAACTATAATATATTATAATGAATATCTATTgcaatttataatttttttggATTCATGAATATCTATTATAATATataatttgttttgttttattattattattattattattattattattattattattattcttttaattttttaatgAAAATGTAAGCATGTCATTAATTTTTGAAGTTTTGTAATTTTTAgagtgtaatttttaattttagaAATTTATATGTACTACAATTTGTAATATTAGGGATTATAATTTGTAATCTTTAGTCCATTCATAATACATGAGAGAGGGTAATTAATTTAGTGAGAAAAACGGAGCCCTTTATGaaataaaattgaaataaaaattcaataaaatttTGCTCACTCCCTGATTTTTAGGGACCATGTTTactgtttaaaaaaaaaaaaagataaagatAAAAACGTGGATATGATGAGGTGAGTGCACCAAATTGCTTGAAATGTTCTTctatttataaagataagattttACTAGAAAAAACAACTATAATTATGTATTTTCATTTCATTCCATTTCGCAACATTTTCGGCAAAGTGTTGAAATGGATGGAACTCGGAAAGTAAGAAACTATCGTAACTAGTTTAACCAAATACGATCATTATAATGGATAGACGAAAGTAAGCAATGAGAGAGTATAATAGTACTACATAAATAAATACCTGGAATTTGTGATTCTTAAGAGTGTGTTGGAGGAGATTGAAGAGATATTTGCAATGCATAAAAGAGCTTGCTAACCTCCATATTTATAGAGGCAGATTTACACAACATAAGTTATGAcgaattcttatttaagacgggtaCTATCCATCTTAAGTTTAAAATCGGTCAAATATACCCAAGTAGGATGAATAGGATAAAAGTAGAATATATTGGAAAAGGTAAAATGTTTTTGCATAAAATGGCTGAGTTTGACACCTGAATACACACCCATATTCGATACTTAAATCGACTCCAAGTAACATAGCATATCGGAGTACTTAATAATTGATCGATAAATTGAAGTACATTATTAGTCAcatgtttttttttgtgtgttgatAAGGATTTCACCTTGAATTATTATTGGTTTTGTGGTCACAATTCACAAGTCGAGGCTCCACAGCAATAGTGTCTCTATCTTCCGGAAAATAAAAATCTTGGCTAGAATTATTAGATTTTTCTTACATGTTGGAGTATGAATTATTTATGTGCATAGTGCATTTAAAATATTATTTTCTtatatatcaatactatatattaattccaggaAACCAAATGACTTTTTTACgcttaattaaataaatctatacacattaattatactatatagttttaaatcgctaATGTGTGATGGGCcaacaagggacttcaatgcaaatattatataggtttggttaaaaatataaatttagaaaatattagaatatggcgagtttccttaaaataaacggGTTCCACTTATGGTactaattagtataaatatgttaaattatttaacatacataaatataatatataatatataagtatatgttatattttggaaactattaaaaggtaagtaaatcaattcagatttccaaataatataacattccataattcattaaatttgtaatttaattagtaaataataatgtttgctcttaaataatattctaatctaatatttcagatttatttaaatatataataaTCAACTATTATGATAGTAACCTTCCATatgagtagtaaaagcaacaataatatatagcaatgagagtagtgaaagtcatactagcaGCAGCGGGAATagtaaaattaacaataataaatgcgggagtagtgaaagaaaaaataatgacggcgggagaagtgaaagtaatagtagtcacaacacatataatgaaagtaacagtaggaacaacggaaagagtatgaaaaattaactaacaattctattttaagaaaatattaatttatttaaatatacgaGCTTGACAAAACTAAAACTAACGGGTTAATCCTAAAAATAGTAGgaatagtaaaacaaacaacagtaaccgaagaagtagtgaacgtaatagtatcaacaggggatgtagtgaaagtaataatattaacagcgggagaggtgaacgtgtctcataatttgttgattaattttacctctcatcataatttcaatatataaattgtaaatgtatacaacaacaacaacattaccccaaagtgtttcaatggctcccgcaaatcaTAGGGGGTAAGGGGTTCGGATGTACGtaccttacccttgtgttagcaacacaaagaggctgtttccgaatgacccaagatgaaaatgaaaattgcgtcgagaactgcatcgaaggaccgcCACTTTACAAAAGAAAGAAGCGcggccactttagtgagccattttgatttattccattataatccataaccaaagaataatgagtctttggctccattggaaatatggaaatttagagaaatcatatttcatataaaataaaatttaaatgttaaataaaggtagcccgggcgtagccgggcaccaaacctagtatatatatatttgtGAAAAATCACATGTTAAGTTAAGGGTTAGTTTATATCAGAAAAAGAGAGAAGTGTAATTTACTTTATAAGTAAGGGGATGTTCCATCCACAGCAAATTGATTTTGGGATGAACCCTACATGTACTTGTAAAGTAGACATTCTTTTCTTTTCGAGGGCGCGGCCGAGGCTCATGTACGAATCTAACATATTAACCAATTTGGTTGGAGTTTACTACCTAAGTTAGTTGTCATCAATGAatagactatacaaccagttgtatgcaAATTGTCGTATAGATTTGGAGCTTTATAATAGAGAATTTGAGCATATATTTACATTTTACGAGCTTTATTGTAAAGAATTTGAGCGCCTTTATATAAATTTTAAACTCAAAAACAATACATATAAACtcaattaaattttaattttgataccaaaaaaattaaaatataactcaAAATTTTATAAGTTCAAAAAAATTGCATATAAGCTCAACTAGATTTGTATTGGTTATATGTTGAGACCCAATTTGATTAGTTAATGTTGATGATGCCTtgagacaaattaatctcattgtttATTTAATCATGTGCTTCTTCAGTTTTAATCATGTTGCATGAAGCTCCAATcgtcaattcaaggttatcaagaagatcaaagatgaagattgttAATAGTGTAAGAGTCATGTGTTGTAAGAGGATCATTAACTCGAAGTTATGTCTAAGTGCTAAAAACACTAGTCAGTCAACTGTGATTTCTaactcgtctttgaaagaaataacatttcgaaattatttgaaccTTTGTTAAAATGCTTTCAATGTTCACGAATAATTTTCTGGAAATGATGTGAGTCTTTTAAAGAAAATAGGGCTTTCAATGTTTTACTAAAGAatttgcttgcacaataagacactttcTATAAATAGGTTGTTTACTTTAACATTTATGAAAACGTTTATGGTTTCCAaaaacacaaccatttatgcttgtttcttgatGCAAAACCAACCCATATTTGTGTGTATACAAAACTGATTTCTTGCATTAGTGTGCACCGATTTTTTAAGGAAGAAAACTCTGTTGCTTGATGAAGAAACCGGTGACGtgtgcatgttgcccaagcaaactatTTACAATATTTTATCACTTGAACTAACGGTATGTGAGATGGTTTAATGTGTGAAGTATACACTTCTTGGATATTATAAATACCTTGCTTAgttcatttttacaagtgtgcaacaacGAGCTTAAAATCggaaaaagacttaagctttatcgagtaaattaactttgcaaaatcGTTTATCACTTAACTATCATTGAGTCacattttgcaagtttgtttttCTTTGGGTCTTTTTAAAGAGTTGTGTTGCACTTAGTCAATCAATCGAGTTCAATGATCCCGTGTTAGTAATTAAACTTTATCTTCTCCGTTTATtgtgtgaacaacattgagataagtgaAGTCTTGTAACAAAACCGGGTAGAACCAAAccaagtcttaggatagagttatcttAAGCAACGAAGTCTTCGACGCGAAGTAGCTTTTGAGCACCGAATCTTTCGGCTAAGTAGCCCAAAACAACAGTCTTATTggggagtagctttaagcaagagTCTGCTTGGAAGTGGAATAGCTTTCaagtaacacaaattctcattgaagacatgacatatccgtcacaagcttgtgacggataccattttacctcacaaagtacccactttttctctctctgcaacactattcatgtggtcccctttctccactaacccattttgttaccattttatctcacaaaatatccgccacaaatggtaacccgtcacaagggagaccaattgttcaAGTAATAGGAACAAGggtaggttggggagttgttttattgTAAGGGGTTTTAGGTTGTATGAGTTTACACTTCTAAAAGGTTCAATAAAATAATGATGGACGTAGGTTGCGGAATAGGGACCgaaccagttttaaaaacatcgtttctcgtgtctatttcgttttatttccgctgTCACTCTAACTCACGTTTTACTTTCAGAAACAATAGTCGAGTACACAGTGACGTAtgcttgctgaatcgttgttgaatacttCTAACTCTATAGTTCTAAGTATCTAACTTGTCCTTTCATCTAAATGTTGTCTAAAGTGTTTAAGGGTTTTAAAAGAAactttcattaagcttaaatttttaaataAACACCTAATTCACCCTTTTCACCCTTTAGGTGATCTCGCCCTTAACTCTTTATTATACCATGCTCATATATATCTGAATGTATAAGGGATTTTAGCGTTTATACGATCTGTCTAAAGTAAATACGAGTAAACAGTTGGGGTATATCCCGTATATGAGAGTATGACTATGAGTAAGCAAGTAACCCAAAAGCTTACAAAGTCCGCAAAATCGCTCTGTAATTTGGGTTTCAAATTAATTGTGTGCATAGTGCATTTAAAATAGCTTTCTTTCTAATTATTTTTAGGCCCTTTTCATTCATCTAGCTATCTTAAAACCTTCTtcttttataaattaattaactttacGAGATTTTTGGTTTGAAATTCCTTTTTTTTACTGTTTTATGGATTCGTAATCAAGATTTATGGGCTTAAGGTAGGCAAGAATTAAAAATAATTGGTACAAGTGAGAAATGAAATAATTGAGGGTGCAAAtgtaaaaagttttttttttcttttttggttaTTTTCAAGCATTAAAAGAAAGTTTCTTTGATGATATTCTCGCCGTCCCGTAATAATTACCTATTTTCGTTTTTTGGTATATTGTTTAATAATCTATTtgtcttaattatttgtttacctttacttttttttttatataaaaatcaaGAAGGAGACCATTTGTAAATCTAGCCGTCCAATTATTGGATGACACATTGACCATAATGTAAATGGAGGAATGAGGATCAAATTACCCATAAAAAACATTCCCAAAATACTTTTGTATAAAGATAAAAAAAATGACTAAAACgtcctaaaataaaataaatagacaAACAACCTGGATGGAGGGAGTAGTTATCTATTCCATATTGGTAGGTTTTCTCGAACCATTCTACCATACGCAAGTGGAGTTTTTTTGCGTGATCCTTGTGAGGAATCACATGTAGGTCTCCCACATCGGAGAAATAGAGAAGAGTGATCTAGTTTATAATCCTACTCctcccattgccaattggttttgggatggaacctCCTTGGACTTGTAAACTGGACACTCTCTCCTCCTCGAcgggtgcggcccaggcccgtGTGCGAttctaacatggtatcagagcccaaggtttagTCCTGGGTTATGAGGCGAAGACGGGTCCGAAAAGCGACGACGTTCCCGTCCGACGAAAGACTGGGCCACTATTCAGCAGGTCCGAAAAACGACGACGTTCCTGCGCCACGAAACAGGTTCGAAAAATTGCAGCGTTCCTGTCGACCGATCGAAAAGGAGACCTTACATGTGAGGGGGCGTGTGTGGAATCACATGTAGGTCTCCCACATCGGAGAAATAGAGAAGAGTGATCTAGTTTATAATCCAAGGGGCTACTCCTCCCATTGCCAATTGATTTTGGGATAGAACCTCCTTGGACTTGTAAACTGGACACTCTCTCCTCCTCGAcgggtgcggcccaggcccgtGTGCGATTCTAACAATCCTTAAATCACCATTTTTCTTCTACTTTGTGTCAACaacaatatactccctccaatccggTCTTCTCATTCAACTTTTCACGTTCTCAAAGACAACCCTTTAACTTTAATTTCCTCTTATATATATTTTTGTTGAAGATATAATTTTATGAACGACATTTTAATATAAATACAAATATGTTAATATCATAATGTACATATTCATATTTTTCAATATATTTATGGTTTTGCAAAAATCAACCtcaaaaaagtaaataaaaaataGAATTAAATTGGAAAAGTATAACTATTATTAATCGAAACAGTGGGGTTAGCATATAATGAGGACAAATAATGAGACCAAAAATCCCAAAGATACACATCTCATGTTATTGGGGTTGTGTTTCGACGGTGGCGGATcagttgttataaatggtatcagagcgatccTACGACCGTATAGTAAACTTGTGGTTAGTAGTATCCAAGTCACCCACGACCCATCTAGCGGGAGAGAATTCTAGGCTTGACTACGGTCAACTTTGAGCCCCAACATTTGCTAGCTGACCCTAATCATTCTGAAATTAAGGCTCtcatgttgttattgttgttgttgtaatgtgCTATAAGAACCAAATAATCGAGAATATAACATTATGCTTAGGGCTGAGtatcggtccaagaccggaccgaagaccgaaaataatttttttgtggaccgaagaccggacctaaaactttcggtcttggaccggaccaaacccgaAATATTCGGTTCGGTCCGGTCTTAGACCGAAA
Protein-coding sequences here:
- the LOC141618866 gene encoding uncharacterized protein LOC141618866 produces the protein MAELEPKAIEVKQGEEVDVETLSKELEAYNSRNTDRIFVRTNTMNHSKKPVFPVERHFWHGNSHFTLTPLPVNGGDDHAIFGTPPEGVKFGVLYADGDDSLSRQFLAAVHIPFPVDSEGNNWKVYVEAGPIGPIDWNVVEVKLNMATSNKAVYDDPIFGGRVEADVRKGMNGYTFIKFWN
- the LOC141618867 gene encoding uncharacterized protein LOC141618867 — its product is MAELEPKAIEVKEGEEVDIETLSKELEAHNNRNSDRIFVRTNIGNRTKKPLFPVESHFWHGSTYAKLITLSAPGGYDYPQFGTPPEGLKYGILYADGDDSLSRQFLAAVHVPLPVNVDANNFKVYVEAGPIGPIDWNVVEVKLNMATSNKAVYDDPIFGGQVHAEVSKERNGYTFISFRN